From one Cyanobacteriota bacterium genomic stretch:
- a CDS encoding DUF1350 family protein, whose protein sequence is MEWQELAGNWALVPRRHVGIIHFLGGAFVATAPQVTYRRLLEKLSDRGYIVIATPFVNTLDHRTIAQEVLTSFERTMDRLDRRGALRRRYLPIYGLGHSLGCKLHLLIGSLFSVERAGNILIATNNYAFNDAIPMVSQLDLPVEFTPTPRETEHIINQSYHVKRNLLVQFTDDTIDQSAAIYKILHRRFADMVTLRRLRGNHLTPLGAELTWQPGTAFSPLDALGQWFNQVVYQELTQLQQEILQWLNPLMVMED, encoded by the coding sequence ATGGAATGGCAAGAATTGGCAGGCAATTGGGCATTGGTGCCACGACGACATGTGGGTATTATTCACTTCCTGGGTGGAGCATTTGTGGCGACAGCGCCTCAAGTCACCTATCGGCGGCTGCTAGAGAAGCTCAGCGACCGTGGCTATATCGTCATTGCCACTCCATTCGTCAACACCTTGGATCACCGCACTATCGCCCAAGAGGTGTTGACCAGCTTTGAGCGCACAATGGATAGGCTCGATCGACGGGGAGCCTTGCGCCGTCGCTATTTACCCATCTATGGCCTTGGTCACAGCCTAGGCTGTAAGCTACACTTGCTGATTGGCAGTCTATTTTCTGTAGAGCGAGCAGGCAATATTCTGATCGCCACGAATAACTATGCTTTTAATGATGCAATTCCAATGGTCAGTCAGCTTGACCTACCTGTGGAATTTACACCTACTCCTCGTGAAACAGAGCACATCATTAACCAGAGTTACCACGTGAAACGGAATTTGCTAGTGCAGTTTACCGATGACACGATCGATCAAAGCGCTGCTATTTACAAAATTCTGCACCGTCGATTTGCTGATATGGTTACCCTGCGCAGATTGCGCGGCAACCACCTCACGCCACTAGGCGCTGAGTTGACATGGCAGCCTGGAACAGCCTTTTCGCCCCTGGATGCCCTCGGTCAGTGGTTCAACCAAGTGGTCTATCAAGAGTTGACCCAACTCCAACAAGAGATTCTGCAGTGGCTAAATCCGTTGATGGTCATGGAAGATTGA